A region of the Gallaecimonas mangrovi genome:
AGCCAAGGTGCCTTCAAAACCGGCCAAGAAATTCTGCGAAGCCCTTACCAAATACAAAATGCTATTAGCATCAACAAATTCGGCTTTGGCCGTCATGGTGGCCAGAAGCTGGTCTACACACTGATGGCGGGCACGAATATCTTGCCTTGGCGCTGCCTCGCTGGGCGGCGCATAAAGGCGATTAAAGCTGCTGGGATAGGTTGCGTCATAAAAAATAGACGCCATGGCCCTGGCAATACCGGCAAGAGGCTGACCGTCGTCGTAATAGTGACCATCCTGCCAGGCCGGGTCGCTTTTTACTCCGTCACTCCAGCGCTCAAGGCCACAGACCGTCCAGGCATCAAGCTGGCCAGCACCAATCACACTTATCATCCGGGAAACCCAGTCAGGGTATCGCACCGCCCATTCAAGGGCCTGAAATGCACCGGATGAGGGCCCAGCAACCGCGTGCAAATGGCCAATACCCAAGCTTTCCAGCAGCGCTTTTTGCACATTAACCAAATCGCCAATGGCATAGACCGGAAAATCCAGCCCGTAAGGTTTTGCCGTTGCCGGGTTAATTGATGCGGGCCCGGTAGTAACAACATCGGGGCTAAAGGGCTGCAAGTTGCAAAGGCTATCCATACTGAGCACGTAAAAACGGTCAGTGTCGATGGCTTTACCCGGCCCGATAATGCTATCCCAATAGCCCGCTTCGGCATCGCTTTGGCGATAACGGCCAGCTGCGTGAGAATTGCCGGAAAAATGGTGGGTTATCAGTACTGCATTGGATTTATCGGCATTGAGCTGGCCGTAGGCCTCCCAGCCCAGCGCTACTTGGGGTAATACAGCCCCGTTGACGAGGCTGAAATTGGCGGTCGTAAACCGCTGTTTTTGCACCCAAGGTAGCGCCTTCGTCATATTTAGCTCCGCGTTAGAACCAATTAAATAGGGCGATAGCCAACATCACGCCCAGCACCGGCACCACCACTGTGAGCGCCGCTAATGGCCAGTAAGCATCTTGATGGCGCTCACCGCAAATCGCCCTGATGGTGGTCACCACGTAGCCATTATGCGGCAGAGAGTCCAAAGCCCCTGAGGAAATAGCCACCACCCGGTGCAGTGCGCTTGGGTCTACCCCTAACTGCAAGTAATGGGGGGCAATAGCCGGTAAGGCAATCGCCTGACCGCCTGACGCCGACCCCGTTAACCCAGCAATGGCAGAGACCGCCACCGAAGCGCCAATTAATTCGTTGCCGGGCAGCGATGTCATGGCATCAACCACCATCTGGAAGGCGGGTGATAGTTTGGCAACGGCGCCAAACCCCACCACGGCAGCGGTATTACCAATGGCCACCAAAGCGCCGGTAGCCGCCAGCGACATGGCCTGTTGCTGGTTACGAAAATGCTTAAAGTTAACCAGCCATAAGGTACCCACACCACCGGCCAGGGCCACGATAAGCGCAGCTTGCGCCAGACTGTTATGCAGCCAATAAGACAGCGCCAATACCACCAGCAACGGCAAAATGCCGGTCCAGGCAGCGGGCAACTCGCGCTCGTCTAGCTGTACGTCCCCTTCCCTTTCTTCAAAGTGTTCGCCTCTAGCAATGGCTTTTTTCAGCATGTGATGAAGCCACCAGTAGCCAAGGCCCATCATAAAGACGGCAACCACCAACGACACCTGCCAACCAGCATAAGGGCTGGTATGCAGGTACTTAATGGGGATCCAGTTTTGAATTTCAGGCGAGCCCGCCGAGGTCATGGTGAAGGTAACGGAGCCAAATGCCAGCGCCGCCGGAATAAAGCGCCGGGGTAAATTTGCATCCTTAAACAGCGACAGCGCCACCGGATACACCGAAAAAGCTGCCACAAACAGCGATACGCCGCCGTAAGTGAGTACCGCACAAGCCAAAACCACGGCTAACGCGGCGTGCTTGGGGCCAAGCTTGTTAATAATGGCCCTGGCGACACTTTCCGCGGCGCCGGTGTCTTCCATGAATTTGCCGAACATCGAGCCGAGCAAAAACATTAAAAACCAGGCTGAAACAAAGCCACCAAAGCCATTCATGTAGCCAGTGACAAAGTCGTGTTGGCCACCGTGCCAGAACGGCACACCGCCGGTGAACGCCACCAACAAGGCGCAAAGCGGTGCACTAAGAAAAAGGTTCATTCCCCGCATAGTAAGCCAGATGAGTCCCCCAAGACCCACCAGTAAGCCAATCAAACTGAGCATAAGTTCTTCCCTGCTGTGATTATTTTGTAAACACAGATTGCCCATTGTGGTAGGGGCTGGCTATCCGACTTAAGTCCTATCGGCAGAAAAAAGGCCGGTGGTACCGGCCTTTGCAAAAATGGCGTTATCGGGCGGTCCAGCCGCCGTCGAGCACCAGGGTTTGAGCGGTGATATTGCGGGCAATGGCCGTGGTTAGAAACTCAGCCGTACCGGCGATTTCTTCAAGGCTAATAAAGGATTTTTTGGCCATCGGCGCCAAAAAGATCTCTTTAACCACTTGCTCTTCGGTCATGTTGTTTTCCCGGGCTTGGTCGGCAATTTGTTTGTCGACCAGCGGGGTTTTAACGTAAGCCGGGCAGATGGTGTTAACAGTGATATCGGCCTCACCCAGCTCCAGCGCCAGGGTTTTGGCAAACCCGAGCAACCCGTGCTTTGCCGAGACATAGGCAGATTTATAAGGCGATGCCACCAACGAATGGATAGAACCAATATTGATGATGCGGCCAAAGTTTTGCTCGCGCATGGTGGGTAAAAACGCCTTGGTCATCACCATTGGGCCCACCAGCATAATATCAATCAATTGCCGCCACTTCTCGGCGGGGAATTCCTCTAGACGGGCAACATGTTGAATACCGGCGTTATTAATAAGCACATCAATGCCACCAAGCTCTTTGGCCAAAGACTCGGCACCAGGGCTGTCGGTGACATTAATAGCCACACCCCTGGCATTATCGAGCTTGGTTGCGGCCTCTGCCGCCTTGGCGCCGTCAAGGTCGGCCAAAATAACCTGATGCCCTGCTTTGGAAAAATGCTCGCCGATACCAAAACCGATGCCTGAGGCACCACCCGTTACCAGCACTTTCATAATCAAACCTCCATTTCGGGAACATCGTCGGCGGCAATAAGCTCACCGGCGGTTTTGTCGCGGATCTCCTGTACGCTAACCCCAGGTGCCCTTTCTTTTAATACGAAGGCGCTGTTTTCAATTTCAAAATACCCCAAGTCGGTCAGTACCTTTTTGATGCAGCCAGCACCGGTCAAAGGCAGTTCGCACTGAGGCAGTAATTTAGAGTTGCCGTGTTTGTCGGCGTGCATCATGGTGACGATGATGTTGTCGGCACCGGCCACTAAATCCATGGCGCCGCCCATGCCTTTGACCAACTTGCCAGGGATCATCCAACTGGCAATATTGCCGTGAATGTCCACCTCAAAGGCACCCAGCACCGTTAAGTCAACATGGCCGCCACGGATCATGGCAAAAGATTCTGCGGAGCTGAAAAAGCTCGCCCCTTTGGTGGCAGTAACGGTTTGCTTGCCGGCGTTAATCAGGTCCGGGTCAACCTTGTCTTCGGTTGGAAAAGCGCCCATTCCCAACAGGCCATTTTCCGATTGCAACATCACGTCAATACCATCAGGGATGTAATTGGCCACCAGGGTTGGGATGCCGATACCGAGGTTAACGTAGTAGCCGTCTTTTAATTCCTTGGCGACACGGGCCGCCATTTGTTCGCGAGACAGTGCCATGGCTTAGCTCCTTACGGTCCGTTGCTCGATGCGTTTTTCAAACTGGCCTTTAATCACCCGGTCAACATAAATACCGGGGGTATGAATAAACTCAGGGTCCAGCTCGTCAACAATCTCCTCGGCTTCGACCACGGTAATGGTGCCAGCGGTAGCCATCATTGGATTAAAGTTCATGGCCGTTTTGCGGTAGGTCACATTGCCGAAACGGTCGGCCTGATAGGCCCGCACCAAGGAAAAGTCTGCCTTCAAGCAAGGCTCAAGCACGTAATGCTTGCCATCAATTTCGCGGGTTTCTTTACCGTCGGCAACGGGCGTGCCGTAGCCGGTCGCGGTAAAAAAGGCAGGAATACCGGCACCGCCAGCACGAATTTTTTCGGCTAAGGTGCCTTGGGGAGTCAGCTCCACTTCCAGCTCGCCAGAGAGCATTTGGCGCATGAATTCGGCGTTTTCACCAACGTAGGAGGCGACCATTTTTTTGATTTGCTTGGTCTGTAGCAGCAAGCCCAGCCCGAAATCATCAACACCGGCATTGTTCGAAATGCAGGTCAGGCCGGTAACACCGGTATCGCGCATGGCATGGATAAGGCCTTCGGGGATACCGCAAAGGCCAAAGCCGCCTACCATGACTGTCATATCGTTTTGAATACCCGCCAGGGCCTCGTCGTAACTAGCAACTATCTTGTTAAACCCAGACATCACAGTCTCCTTATGAAACTTGGGTCATGCTAGCGCCGGCCCGTTGGCGGGCGCCAGCCTACTTTAGTGTAAGGCGCACGCTTAAACTCCTAACCGCGCCAGTGCACTGCGAAATGCCAAACCGAACTTTTCGCCCAACTTGCGTTTGAGCTGATACTTCACTGAAAGGATGCGATGACTGCCAAGCTTGCCGGTCAGATAAGCATCGGATGTCGCGATCTCGTCAATCAGGCCTTTTTCCAGGGCATCAACCCCCAGCCAGACTTCGCCAGTAGCCACGGCATCAACGTCCAGCGCTGGCCGATACTGGCCAACATGGCGACGAAAATGCCCGTGGATAACATTAAGATCGGCCACAAACTTCTCACGCCCCTCTTCGGTGTTTTCCCCCAACATCGACAAGGTGCGCTTAAACTTCCCTGCTGTGTGCTGCTCGTAGTCTATGTCGTGCTTTTTCAGCACTTTATGAAGGTTTGGGATACCGGCAATAACACCAATAGACCCCAACATGGCAAAAGGCGCCGCCATAATGCGATCGCCCACACAAGCCATCATGTACCCGCCGCTGGCAGCCACTTTGTCCACCGCAATGGTGAGCGGCACGCCAGCATCACGCACACGAGCCAACTGCGAGGCTGCCAAGCCATAACCATGGACCACACCGCCGGGAGATTCCAGCCGCAGCAGCACTTCGTCTTGCGGTTTTGCGACAGCTAGTACCGCGGTTACCTCTTCACGCAGTGCTTCGACTTCGTGGGCATCCATAGAGCCCTGAAAATCCAGTACAAACAGGTTAGCCTTACCGTCATCTTTCTCTTTTTTCGCCGCTTTTTCCCGTGCTTTAAGGGCTTTTTTGTCCAGCACTTCGGCTTCCAGGCGGTGGCCAAAACTCTTCAGGCGTTGACCTAAATCCGATACGGTCAGCTCACCTTTTTGACGCTGTTTTTTCATTGATAAGGCAGCGACCACAACCAACAACACTATGATGGCGATAACCAGGGTCAGGGTTTTAGCCAGAAACAGGCCGTACTCATTCAAAAAGTCCAAATCCACTACTCCGTGACTTCCAACGCATTGAGTGTAAAACAAAACTAAAAATATATTGTAAAACAAAACACCCGGCCAGAGGGCCGGGTGTTAAACAGTTTAAGGTAACGATCAGTTGCTGCTGTCAGCCAGCACCGAACTGTTGCTCACCAAGATGGTGAGGCCTTCGCTTGCCAGGAAGCTGGCCACCTGAGACTGCATTTCGGTAGTGACATCCGAGTCGGAGGATGGATCCAACAAGGAGGTATGGGCACCGGCATTAAAGTGGCTCACACCGCTTACCTGGGTGGTGCCGTCGCTGCTGGTAACCGTCGCAGTGATATTGGCAAGACCAATGGTATCAACCAGCGGGTCGGTACCTGACAGCGGGTAACCATAGCTGGCATTGCTGTTAGGAATAACCTGGTCGTCGCTACCATCGGTGCCGTCGCCCACCACTTCGTGGATCAACAAGCCCGGGGTGTTATCCGCCAAGGTTGATCCATAGGCAATGGGGTCAGCCGAGTCGATAACGGTTTGCGCCACAAACAGAAACTCTGGCAAGAAGGAGCTGTAAACGGTATTGACCAAGGTGTCATAACCGGTATCGCCCTCTTCCAGGCCCGAGGTATTCGCTGCCGCCAGTGCGGTTTGGAAGCTAGAGGAAGCAATCAAACCTTCTTTCACGGTGTCGGCAAAGCTTGGTGAGAAGGCAAATACACCGGCCAAACCGGCTCCCGGTACTGACAGTGCGGCGGTATTGAAGCTGAAGTAGCTTGAATAGTCGGTGTCTGTGCTGGGGTCAACAGTGGCAGTGTTGCCTACCGCTACCGCTTCAGAGCCGATAATGGAACCCAATGACAAGCCAAGGTAGCTAACGTCAGTACCATCTAAAAGGTTAGTGCTATCGGTCGCTTGCGTGCTCACAGTGCCGGTGGCAGCAGCGGTTTCGGCAGCGATGGTGGGGGCCGCCAGCGCGGCGCGCAGCGACAGTTCATCAGCGACACTTTCGCGCAGGTTGTCACGCACGGTGCCAAGGCTCGCTAGGTTCACGTATAGACCAACGTTATCACCGGCGTTGATATCTTCGGTGCCGTCACCGTCGGTATCGATACCGCGCGTGCCATGCAGCGGCAGGTCGATGGCAATCATCGCTTGGCCATTAAGGGCCAAGGTACCAGCGATAGCCAGGCCGGTTTCTTTATAGGAGGTAATACCATGCCCATAAATAACCGTCGGCCAGCCATAAGTGCCTTTGGCAATAGAGGTGTCATACCCCAGGGCGGTGCGCAGGGTATTAACAGTGCTGGTAATAGGTACCGTTACTAACACGTCAATGGTTTTTAACGAGCGTACGGTCGGTACCGGGTTGTACTTGGTGATGAATTTATAAGGGTCGACATCATCGCCGTCGTCATTGGTGAAAGTTGCACCAATCAGCAGGCTGTTGTCGGACAGCGCTGCGGTCGGGTCGATACCTTGCGCCGCCGCTTGAGTAGCGTAATTGCTTTGGCTAAGGGTACCGTCTTGCAGTGCCAGCAATACCGCTGCCGGGCTATCGCCAGAAGCTATCCAGCGTGAAGACAGCGCATCACAACCGCTTAAATCGGTATCAGAAAGAACGCAGCTGCCATCGCTAATATCAGACGAAGTCGGTTTATCCAAAAAGTACGGCAGGGTCAGGGTGGCTGAGTACACTTCGGCGCCACTGGCCAACTGGCCGGCCGTGGTAGAGGTATCAAGCCCCAAAGCATCTGCGGCGGTGTAACCGGTGTCGGTTAGGGATGACAGCGTCAAATTGCCCGCACTGAGGGCGTTCATCAACACCAGCTTGGTGTAGTTGAGGGTGTCAGAGGTGCTTTCGGTGGTAAAGAGACCCGAATAGGTGACAGAGTCTTTATCAACGCCGGCAGTGGACAGTACGCTCTCATAGGAGTTGATAGCCGTTTGTACAGCCAATTGCGAGGCTTCGCTCAACGGCTCGGTGCTAACATCCTGGCTAAGCAGGCTGTAAGTGGCAGAGCCTTGCACCGAGCGACCTTCGGAGTCTTGAATCAAGGTGGTGGTAGCAACGACATAAGCCGCTTTGGCGTCCAAAGGCTTAAGCGGCGTAACCACGATGCTGTCGCCAGACACGGCGGTGGTAAAATCGGTACCGTAAGTCAGTGTGGATTCCAGCGTACAGGCATCGATAGTGGATGCATCGGCGCAGCTGTCATCGTCACCGCCTTTGGTAACCTTCAACAGCACCACTGCTCCGGCTTGCTGCACGGAAGCAGAGTCTAAGGTTACCCCGTCAGGCAAGCTGACATCGATGGTAAAAGGTGTGCTGACAGACCAGCCATCAAGGCTAGACAGCACCGCTTCTGGGTCGTAAGGACTGGATTCATCGGCAACGTCCGGTACGTTCAAGGTGCCGTCAGTAGTGCCATCCAAGAGCAGATCATTCGGAATGGGCAGATCGCCATTGGAAGGATCGTAAACGATTCGAGCTGCTGCAATGCTGGTGTCGGTTCCGGGTGTGTCACTGTGTGAATCATCGCCACAGGCGGTTAAACACAGTGCTGCCAACACAGCGATGCTGACAATTTTCTTCTCCATGATATTCCCCGTTAAATGGTTGTTTTGTTTTAGTGACCATCCGGCCTTTAAATTACGCACTGGTCCGACTTTTTACAAATCTTTCCATAAAAAATATCGTTAGTTGAAAATTTTGGCCTCATTATGGTCTGAGGTAAACTGGCCGCAGATTTTGCACGGGAATGGATATGCTTGACTACATAGCCCCTGAAAATTTTTTAAAAGATCGCGTAATACTGGTAACCGGGGCCAGTGCTGGAATAGGCAGAGAAGCCGCGATCAATTACGCAAAATACGGTGCCACTGTCATTTTGTTGGGTCGAAATGTGAAGATGCTCGAAGAGATTTATGACGTAATCGAGCAAAAAGGTTGGCCACAACCGGCCATCATTCCCTTGGATATGACCGGCGCAACCGACCAACATTATCGTGACATGGCAGTAACCATTGAAAATCAGTTCGGCCATTTAGACGGCGTGCTGATGAACGCCGGTGAGCTTGGGGAGTTAACGCCCTTTGAGCAAATTGACGATGAAACCTGGGACAAGGTGATGCTGGTGAATGTGGATGCCACCTTCCGCATGACCCGCGCCCTGCTGCCGCTGTTAAAAGACGCTGACGATGGCCGCCTGATATTTACCAGCTCCGGCGTGGGTAAAAAAGGCCGCGCCTATTGGGGCGCTTATGCAGTGTCGAAATTTGCCACAGAAGGCATGATGCAAGTGCTGGCTGATGAAAACAGTAAAGGCCCATTACGGGTTAACTGTATTAACCCTGGCGGCACCCGCACAGCAATGCGTGCCAAGGCGTTTCCGGCCGAAGATCCTATGACCTTAAAAACGCCTGCCGATTTAATGCCGGTCTATTTGTATTTAATGGGGCCAGACAGTAAAGACACCAATGGCCAAAGCATCGATGCTCAGCCCAAATAAAAAAGCCCGGCATCAGCCGGGTTTTTTATTACTCAACCAGGGGCTTTGGGTAATAAGGCGCTGGTCACTTGCCAGTTGCTCTGCCAGCATCTTGGCATCTAGCAGCTGATTTTTAGCGCCTTTAAAAGCCAATACCGATTCAGCATTGAGCATGCCCATTTGCACCGCGTCACTCAGCGGCCGCTCTTTGATTAAAGCCGCCACAAAACCACTGGCAAAGGCATCCCCTGCCCCG
Encoded here:
- a CDS encoding CoA transferase subunit B, which encodes MALSREQMAARVAKELKDGYYVNLGIGIPTLVANYIPDGIDVMLQSENGLLGMGAFPTEDKVDPDLINAGKQTVTATKGASFFSSAESFAMIRGGHVDLTVLGAFEVDIHGNIASWMIPGKLVKGMGGAMDLVAGADNIIVTMMHADKHGNSKLLPQCELPLTGAGCIKKVLTDLGYFEIENSAFVLKERAPGVSVQEIRDKTAGELIAADDVPEMEV
- the sohB gene encoding protease SohB, with the translated sequence MDFLNEYGLFLAKTLTLVIAIIVLLVVVAALSMKKQRQKGELTVSDLGQRLKSFGHRLEAEVLDKKALKAREKAAKKEKDDGKANLFVLDFQGSMDAHEVEALREEVTAVLAVAKPQDEVLLRLESPGGVVHGYGLAASQLARVRDAGVPLTIAVDKVAASGGYMMACVGDRIMAAPFAMLGSIGVIAGIPNLHKVLKKHDIDYEQHTAGKFKRTLSMLGENTEEGREKFVADLNVIHGHFRRHVGQYRPALDVDAVATGEVWLGVDALEKGLIDEIATSDAYLTGKLGSHRILSVKYQLKRKLGEKFGLAFRSALARLGV
- a CDS encoding E22 family MetX-like putative esterase codes for the protein MTKALPWVQKQRFTTANFSLVNGAVLPQVALGWEAYGQLNADKSNAVLITHHFSGNSHAAGRYRQSDAEAGYWDSIIGPGKAIDTDRFYVLSMDSLCNLQPFSPDVVTTGPASINPATAKPYGLDFPVYAIGDLVNVQKALLESLGIGHLHAVAGPSSGAFQALEWAVRYPDWVSRMISVIGAGQLDAWTVCGLERWSDGVKSDPAWQDGHYYDDGQPLAGIARAMASIFYDATYPSSFNRLYAPPSEAAPRQDIRARHQCVDQLLATMTAKAEFVDANSILYLVRASQNFLAGFEGTLAENLEKLRAKTLFLPARHDRLLMPYLARQCYEQLAAADKLTHYQEVDGCWGHLDGIASIASESELIKAFLD
- a CDS encoding YciK family oxidoreductase, translated to MLDYIAPENFLKDRVILVTGASAGIGREAAINYAKYGATVILLGRNVKMLEEIYDVIEQKGWPQPAIIPLDMTGATDQHYRDMAVTIENQFGHLDGVLMNAGELGELTPFEQIDDETWDKVMLVNVDATFRMTRALLPLLKDADDGRLIFTSSGVGKKGRAYWGAYAVSKFATEGMMQVLADENSKGPLRVNCINPGGTRTAMRAKAFPAEDPMTLKTPADLMPVYLYLMGPDSKDTNGQSIDAQPK
- a CDS encoding CoA transferase subunit A, producing the protein MSGFNKIVASYDEALAGIQNDMTVMVGGFGLCGIPEGLIHAMRDTGVTGLTCISNNAGVDDFGLGLLLQTKQIKKMVASYVGENAEFMRQMLSGELEVELTPQGTLAEKIRAGGAGIPAFFTATGYGTPVADGKETREIDGKHYVLEPCLKADFSLVRAYQADRFGNVTYRKTAMNFNPMMATAGTITVVEAEEIVDELDPEFIHTPGIYVDRVIKGQFEKRIEQRTVRS
- a CDS encoding GntP family permease — protein: MLSLIGLLVGLGGLIWLTMRGMNLFLSAPLCALLVAFTGGVPFWHGGQHDFVTGYMNGFGGFVSAWFLMFLLGSMFGKFMEDTGAAESVARAIINKLGPKHAALAVVLACAVLTYGGVSLFVAAFSVYPVALSLFKDANLPRRFIPAALAFGSVTFTMTSAGSPEIQNWIPIKYLHTSPYAGWQVSLVVAVFMMGLGYWWLHHMLKKAIARGEHFEEREGDVQLDERELPAAWTGILPLLVVLALSYWLHNSLAQAALIVALAGGVGTLWLVNFKHFRNQQQAMSLAATGALVAIGNTAAVVGFGAVAKLSPAFQMVVDAMTSLPGNELIGASVAVSAIAGLTGSASGGQAIALPAIAPHYLQLGVDPSALHRVVAISSGALDSLPHNGYVVTTIRAICGERHQDAYWPLAALTVVVPVLGVMLAIALFNWF
- a CDS encoding 3-hydroxybutyrate dehydrogenase; amino-acid sequence: MKVLVTGGASGIGFGIGEHFSKAGHQVILADLDGAKAAEAATKLDNARGVAINVTDSPGAESLAKELGGIDVLINNAGIQHVARLEEFPAEKWRQLIDIMLVGPMVMTKAFLPTMREQNFGRIINIGSIHSLVASPYKSAYVSAKHGLLGFAKTLALELGEADITVNTICPAYVKTPLVDKQIADQARENNMTEEQVVKEIFLAPMAKKSFISLEEIAGTAEFLTTAIARNITAQTLVLDGGWTAR
- a CDS encoding VolA/Pla-1 family phospholipase, with amino-acid sequence MEKKIVSIAVLAALCLTACGDDSHSDTPGTDTSIAAARIVYDPSNGDLPIPNDLLLDGTTDGTLNVPDVADESSPYDPEAVLSSLDGWSVSTPFTIDVSLPDGVTLDSASVQQAGAVVLLKVTKGGDDDSCADASTIDACTLESTLTYGTDFTTAVSGDSIVVTPLKPLDAKAAYVVATTTLIQDSEGRSVQGSATYSLLSQDVSTEPLSEASQLAVQTAINSYESVLSTAGVDKDSVTYSGLFTTESTSDTLNYTKLVLMNALSAGNLTLSSLTDTGYTAADALGLDTSTTAGQLASGAEVYSATLTLPYFLDKPTSSDISDGSCVLSDTDLSGCDALSSRWIASGDSPAAVLLALQDGTLSQSNYATQAAAQGIDPTAALSDNSLLIGATFTNDDGDDVDPYKFITKYNPVPTVRSLKTIDVLVTVPITSTVNTLRTALGYDTSIAKGTYGWPTVIYGHGITSYKETGLAIAGTLALNGQAMIAIDLPLHGTRGIDTDGDGTEDINAGDNVGLYVNLASLGTVRDNLRESVADELSLRAALAAPTIAAETAAATGTVSTQATDSTNLLDGTDVSYLGLSLGSIIGSEAVAVGNTATVDPSTDTDYSSYFSFNTAALSVPGAGLAGVFAFSPSFADTVKEGLIASSSFQTALAAANTSGLEEGDTGYDTLVNTVYSSFLPEFLFVAQTVIDSADPIAYGSTLADNTPGLLIHEVVGDGTDGSDDQVIPNSNASYGYPLSGTDPLVDTIGLANITATVTSSDGTTQVSGVSHFNAGAHTSLLDPSSDSDVTTEMQSQVASFLASEGLTILVSNSSVLADSSN